In Pungitius pungitius chromosome 2, fPunPun2.1, whole genome shotgun sequence, a single window of DNA contains:
- the ovch1 gene encoding ovochymase-1 isoform X1, whose protein sequence is MLPVCLVSVCLLSALSALSWSLIQNQPNGTLNGTLQDRELFSGYFGFRDVSGVRCFSPEQELESRIIGGQEAWANSWPWQVSLQFSSMPACGGAIIGPSWVVSAAHCFKRFNKASSWMVLAGKHDLDNPHEPRQQMVGVSEIQNPPGYNPLTKESDLALLRLHTPLVFNRFVRPIDLWMSPLPLFSECTITGWGSTRENGPRVNRLQEVNVTILPPEACDEYYSGKIQPSMFCAGKHTGGADSCQGDSGGPLACFTGSRYELAGLVSWGVGCGRERKPGVYAKIQQHTKWMSEVMDHHGVYADDINTKESMCGMLQSSGCEKIPGLATLSVSKSGGLSVGNVTEPCPFFWPWQVSLQANGRHYCSGVLIQGQWVLTAQHCNVRAEDDVVLGVHDLRFSSSQTVPVDEVFNLPQDGSFPPGSDLSLLRLAVPARFSSNVSPICVPDEEDNEDLDVSWSCVTAGWGVSKAAEPVEPERLHHVGLTLVNQTSCREQWGGLVTGAHICSHPAGSISCMGDSGAPLVCHRRGAYFLFGVVTWGSRRCQADKPAVFSRVSAYCSWISKLTDDS, encoded by the exons atgctgcctgtctgtctggtGTCCGTCTGTCTGCTCTCGGCTCTCTCAG CTTTAAGCTGGAGTCTGATCCAGAATCAGCCAAATGGGACTTTAAATGGAACTCTGCAAGACCGTGAGCTCTTCTCTGGGTACTTTGGATTCAGAG ACGTGTCGGGGGTGCGCTGCTTCAGTCCAGAACAGGAGCTGGAGTCCCGGATCATTGGGGGTCAAGAGGCCTGGGCCAACTCGTGgccctggcaggtctccctccAGTTTTCCTCCATGCCGGCCTGTGGTGGTGCCATCATTGGACCCTCATGGGTTGTATCTGCAGCTCACTGCTttaaaag GTTCAATAAAGCTTCTTCCTGGATGGTTCTGGCTGGAAAACACGACTTGGATAATCCGCATGAACCCAGACAACAA ATGGTCGGAGTCTCTGAGATCCAAAACCCTCCTGGCTACAACCCTCTGACCAAAGAGAGCGACCTGGCTCTGCTGAGGCTGCACACCCCGCTGGTGTTCAACCGCTTCGTCAGGCCCATCGACCTCTGGATGTCTCCGCTGCCCCTCTTCAGCGAGTGCACCATCACAGGCTGGGGCTCCACCCGAGAGA ATGGCCCACGAGTTAACAGACTGCAGGAGGTGAACGTGACCATCCTGCCCCCTGAAGCCTGTGACGAGTACTACAGTGGGAAAATACAACCCTCCATGTTTTGTGCTGGAAAGCACACTGGAGGAGCAGACTCCTGCCAG GGGGATTCCGGAGGTCCGCTGGCCTGCTTCACGGGAAGCCGGTATGAGCTGGCCGGTCTGGTGAGCTGGGGTGTCGGTTGTGGACGAGAAAGGAAACCAGGGGTTTACGCCAAAATCCAACAACACACTAAGTGGATGTCCGAGGTCATGG ATCACCACGGGGTGTATGCAGATGACATCAATACTAAAG AGAGCATGTGTGGTATGCTGCAGAGCTCCGGTTGTGAGAAGATTCCGGGCCTCGCCACCCTCTCTGTGTCAAAGAGCGGTGGTCTGTCGGTGGGCAATGTGACGGAGCCCTGCCCCTTTTTCTGGCCCTGGCAGGTGAGCCTGCAGGCCAACGGGCGCCACTACTGCAGTGGAGTGCTGATCCAGGGTCAGTGGGTCCTCACAGCACAGCACTGCAATGTCAG AGCCGAAGACGATGTGGTTCTGGGAGTCCATGATCTCCGGTTCTCTTCGTCCCAAACTGTCCCCGTGGACGAGGTCTTCAATCTTCCTCAGGATGGCAGCTTCCCCCCGGGCTCGGACCTGTCTCTTCTCCGCCTCGCTGTGCCTGCCAGATTCA GCTCCAATGTGTCTCCAATTTGTGTTCCTGATGAGGAGGACAATGAGGACCTCGATGTCAGCTGGTCTTGTGTCACAGCGGGCTGGGGTGTTTCCAAAGCAGCAG AACCTGTGGAGCCGGAGCGGCTGCACCACGTCGGACTGACTCTAGTGAACCAGACGAGCTGCAGGGAGCAGTGGGGGGGGCTGGTCACCGGCGCTCACATCTGTTCACATCCGGCAGGCTCCATCTCCTGCATG GGTGACTCTGGAGCTCCACTGGTGTGTCATCGGCGCGGTGCCTACTTCCTGTTTGGCGTGGTCACATGGGGCAGCAGACGCTGCCAGGCGGACAAACCGGCCGTCTTCTCCAGGGTGTCTGCGTATTGCTCGTGGATCAGCAAGCTCACCGACGACTCCTGA
- the ovch1 gene encoding ovochymase-1 isoform X2, producing the protein MELCKTVSSSLDVSGVRCFSPEQELESRIIGGQEAWANSWPWQVSLQFSSMPACGGAIIGPSWVVSAAHCFKRFNKASSWMVLAGKHDLDNPHEPRQQMVGVSEIQNPPGYNPLTKESDLALLRLHTPLVFNRFVRPIDLWMSPLPLFSECTITGWGSTRENGPRVNRLQEVNVTILPPEACDEYYSGKIQPSMFCAGKHTGGADSCQGDSGGPLACFTGSRYELAGLVSWGVGCGRERKPGVYAKIQQHTKWMSEVMDHHGVYADDINTKESMCGMLQSSGCEKIPGLATLSVSKSGGLSVGNVTEPCPFFWPWQVSLQANGRHYCSGVLIQGQWVLTAQHCNVRAEDDVVLGVHDLRFSSSQTVPVDEVFNLPQDGSFPPGSDLSLLRLAVPARFSSNVSPICVPDEEDNEDLDVSWSCVTAGWGVSKAAEPVEPERLHHVGLTLVNQTSCREQWGGLVTGAHICSHPAGSISCMGDSGAPLVCHRRGAYFLFGVVTWGSRRCQADKPAVFSRVSAYCSWISKLTDDS; encoded by the exons ATGGAACTCTGCAAGACCGTGAGCTCTTCTCTGG ACGTGTCGGGGGTGCGCTGCTTCAGTCCAGAACAGGAGCTGGAGTCCCGGATCATTGGGGGTCAAGAGGCCTGGGCCAACTCGTGgccctggcaggtctccctccAGTTTTCCTCCATGCCGGCCTGTGGTGGTGCCATCATTGGACCCTCATGGGTTGTATCTGCAGCTCACTGCTttaaaag GTTCAATAAAGCTTCTTCCTGGATGGTTCTGGCTGGAAAACACGACTTGGATAATCCGCATGAACCCAGACAACAA ATGGTCGGAGTCTCTGAGATCCAAAACCCTCCTGGCTACAACCCTCTGACCAAAGAGAGCGACCTGGCTCTGCTGAGGCTGCACACCCCGCTGGTGTTCAACCGCTTCGTCAGGCCCATCGACCTCTGGATGTCTCCGCTGCCCCTCTTCAGCGAGTGCACCATCACAGGCTGGGGCTCCACCCGAGAGA ATGGCCCACGAGTTAACAGACTGCAGGAGGTGAACGTGACCATCCTGCCCCCTGAAGCCTGTGACGAGTACTACAGTGGGAAAATACAACCCTCCATGTTTTGTGCTGGAAAGCACACTGGAGGAGCAGACTCCTGCCAG GGGGATTCCGGAGGTCCGCTGGCCTGCTTCACGGGAAGCCGGTATGAGCTGGCCGGTCTGGTGAGCTGGGGTGTCGGTTGTGGACGAGAAAGGAAACCAGGGGTTTACGCCAAAATCCAACAACACACTAAGTGGATGTCCGAGGTCATGG ATCACCACGGGGTGTATGCAGATGACATCAATACTAAAG AGAGCATGTGTGGTATGCTGCAGAGCTCCGGTTGTGAGAAGATTCCGGGCCTCGCCACCCTCTCTGTGTCAAAGAGCGGTGGTCTGTCGGTGGGCAATGTGACGGAGCCCTGCCCCTTTTTCTGGCCCTGGCAGGTGAGCCTGCAGGCCAACGGGCGCCACTACTGCAGTGGAGTGCTGATCCAGGGTCAGTGGGTCCTCACAGCACAGCACTGCAATGTCAG AGCCGAAGACGATGTGGTTCTGGGAGTCCATGATCTCCGGTTCTCTTCGTCCCAAACTGTCCCCGTGGACGAGGTCTTCAATCTTCCTCAGGATGGCAGCTTCCCCCCGGGCTCGGACCTGTCTCTTCTCCGCCTCGCTGTGCCTGCCAGATTCA GCTCCAATGTGTCTCCAATTTGTGTTCCTGATGAGGAGGACAATGAGGACCTCGATGTCAGCTGGTCTTGTGTCACAGCGGGCTGGGGTGTTTCCAAAGCAGCAG AACCTGTGGAGCCGGAGCGGCTGCACCACGTCGGACTGACTCTAGTGAACCAGACGAGCTGCAGGGAGCAGTGGGGGGGGCTGGTCACCGGCGCTCACATCTGTTCACATCCGGCAGGCTCCATCTCCTGCATG GGTGACTCTGGAGCTCCACTGGTGTGTCATCGGCGCGGTGCCTACTTCCTGTTTGGCGTGGTCACATGGGGCAGCAGACGCTGCCAGGCGGACAAACCGGCCGTCTTCTCCAGGGTGTCTGCGTATTGCTCGTGGATCAGCAAGCTCACCGACGACTCCTGA